From the Gammaproteobacteria bacterium genome, the window CCATGGTCCACCATCCAGTTCGACAGCCCCGAACTCGCGCTTGGCCAAGGCGTATCCCCATTCTTTGAAGGCACCTTCGGTAAACTTCATGATATTGCCTTTGTGCACCAAGGTGACTGATGCGCGGTCGTTATCGATGGCGTATTGGATGGCTTTGCGTACCAAACGTTCAGTGCCTTCGCGTGACACTGGCTTGATACCGATGCCCGACGTTTCTGGGAAGCGAATCTTGGTCACCCCCATTTCTTCTTGCAAGAAGCGAATGACTTTGCGCGCTTCTTCCGTTTCCGCCTTCCATTCGATACCGGCATAAATGTCTTCAGAGTTTTCGCGGAAGATCACCATGTCCGTTTTTTCTGGCTCTTTCAAAGGACTCGGTGTTCCTTTGTAATAACGGACCGGTCGCAGACATACATACAAATCTAATTCTTGACGAAGCGCCACGTTCAATGAACGAAAACCACCGCCGACTGGTGTGGTCAACGGACCCTTAATGGACACGACGTATTCGCGAATGGCATCGAAAGTTTCTTGTGGCAACCAGTCACCACCATAGATCTTATTGGCTTTCTCCCCGGCAAAAATTTCCATCCAAGCAATCTTTCGCTTGCCGCCATACGCTTTTTCCACAGCGGCATCCACCACTTTTTTCATCACCGGAGTGATATCAACACCGATGCCATCGCCTTCGATGAACGGAATGATCGGATTGTCCGGGACATTTAACGAATTGTCGGCATTTACGGTGATTTTCTGACCGTCAGCAGGGACTTGAATTTTGCTGCTCACCTTTGCTTCTCCTGAGATAGTTGTTGAAGATTGTGCTAATCTTACTTTCTGGCACGCGCATTATAGGTTAAATTACGCCAATTATCAGCCGTACGGATAAATTTACGCCCGGTTTCTGACCCACATCAGGACGTCCATGCCCCAGCTTATCGCGTTCAACAA encodes:
- a CDS encoding NADP-dependent isocitrate dehydrogenase, producing MSSKIQVPADGQKITVNADNSLNVPDNPIIPFIEGDGIGVDITPVMKKVVDAAVEKAYGGKRKIAWMEIFAGEKANKIYGGDWLPQETFDAIREYVVSIKGPLTTPVGGGFRSLNVALRQELDLYVCLRPVRYYKGTPSPLKEPEKTDMVIFRENSEDIYAGIEWKAETEEARKVIRFLQEEMGVTKIRFPETSGIGIKPVSREGTERLVRKAIQYAIDNDRASVTLVHKGNIMKFTEGAFKEWGYALAKREFGAVELDGGPWLHFKNPNTGRDIVIKDVIADAMLQQILLRPAEYDVIATLNLNGDYLSDALAAQVGGIGIAPGANLSDTVAMFEATHGTAPKYAGQNKVNPGSLILSAEMMLRHMGWTEAADLIIKGMEGAISAKTVTYDFERLMTGAKLLSCSEFGDAVIAHMA